One Verrucomicrobiota bacterium JB022 genomic window, ACCCCCATGTTCCACGCGCTGACCTGGGAGCAGACGCTCAAGATGCGCGTGCAGTGGGACTACGAGCTGCAAATGAAGTGGCTCGAAGGCCTCAACCGTTAAGCGGCCCTTTTTCCGCACCCATATGTCCAGCACCACGATCAAGCGCGCCTCGTTTTACCGGGCGCGATCCCCGCTTTCCCGGCCCATTGCCGACGCCACCCACGAGATCGACGCGATCGAGTTTGTGGTCACGCGGCTCGAACTGGCCGACGGAACGGTCGGCGAGTCTTACCTGCTCGCCTTCGAGTTTTCGCCGCACGGCATCGCGGGTGCGCTCAAGGATGCCGCCCCGCTGGTCGAAGGCCGCGAGGTCTGCGAAACAGGCCGCTTCCTGCGCGATTTCGAGCAGCAGAGCGAATACTTCGGCATCAACGGCCTGCACCGCTGGGCCCAAGGCGCGATCAACCTCGCCATGTGGGACGCCTGGGCACGCGTGCTCGGCCAGCCCGTGTGGAAGCTCTTCGGCGTCTGCCACCACCGCGTGCCCCTCTACGGCAGCGGCGGCTGGCTTTCTTACACGCCCGACGAGCTGGTCGACGAAGTCACCCGCTACGTCTCCCGCGGCTTCCGGGCGGTGAAGATCAAGGTTGGCTCGCCCGAGCTGGAGCGCGACCTCGAGCGCCTGCACAAGGTGCGCGAGGCCGTAGGCCCCGGAATCCGCATCATGATGGACGCCAACCAAGGCATGAACCTGCCCAATGCGCTGGAGCTGGCCCGCGCCGCCCGGCCCATCGGCATCCACTGGTTTGAAGAGCCGCTGCCGCATACCGATTTCGAGGGCTACGCGCACCTGCGCCGTCAGGCCGGTATGTCCATCGCGATGGGCGAGCGCGAGTTCGACCTTGTGCCGCTGCGCGAGCTGATCCGCCGCGAGGCGATCGACCTCTGGCAGCCCGACATCCTCCGCCTCGGCAGCGTCGAGGCCTGGCGCGATTCGGCCGCTCTGGCCCACGCCCATCACCTGCCAGTGCTGCCGCACTATTACAAGGAATACGACGTGCCGCTGCTGATGACGATCCCCAACCCCTACGGCGCCGAGTCGTTTGACTGGGTCGATGGCATCATCACGCACCCCATCCGCATGCAGGACGGCTTTGCCTACCCCAACCCCGGACCCGGTTGGGGCTTCCGTTTCAAGGACGAAGCGCTGCAGGAGTTGTAGGAGCCGGCGATTGTATAAGGAAAGGCGGTCGAAGCGATTCGGTCGCCTTTTTTTACACGCGCAGCTCAGTAGCACGGGGCTGCAAGGCCTTTTGCGTAGGCGAGTGCACCTTATAAAATGGCCCCGAACGCCCGGTTTTGGCGACTTTTGGAGCGTAGGTGCGAGATTGAGCGTTTTTGCCCTTGCGGAGGGGTGGGTGGGGCGACTTATTTACCCACTCAATGCCCAAGCGGACGGACATTGAGAGCATCCTGATCATTGGATCTGGCCCGATCATCATCGGCCAGGCCTGTGAATTCGACTATAGCGGTACCCAGGCGTGCAAGGCCCTGCGGGAAGAAGGTTATCGTGTGATCCTCGCCAACAGCAATCCGGCGACGATCATGACCGACCCTGAATTCGCAGATGTGACTTACATCGAGCCTCTGACGGTGGAGATCATGGAAAAGATCATCGCCAAGGAGCGCCCGAACGCCCTGTTACCGACGTTGGGTGGCCAGACGGCCCTCAACCTCGCGGTGAAGCTGCACGAGGAAGGCATCCTCGAAAAGTATGGCGTCGAGATGATCGGCGCCCGCTACGATGCCATCCAGAAGGGCGAAGACCGTGAGCTGTTCAAGGAGGCGATGCAGAAAATCGGCCTCGACGTCGCCCAGTCGGCCATCGTGCAGACGCTGCACGACGCCCAGGAGGCGATCAAGAGCCTCGGCACCTTCCCCTTCATCATCCGCCCCAGCTTCACCATGGGTGGCACCGGCGGCGGCGTGGCCTACAACCGCGAAGACTTCGACAACATCGTGCAGGGAGGCCTCGACGCCAGCCCCACCCACGAAGTCCAGATCGAAGAATGCCTCGTAGGCTGGAAGGAATATGAGATGGAAGTGATGCGCGACCACAAGGACCAGTGCGTCGTGGTGTGCTCCATCGAAAACTTTGACCCCATGGGCGTCCACACGGGCGACTCCATCACCGTTGCGCCCACCATGACGCTGACGGACAAGGAGTACCAGCTGATGCGCGACGCCTCCTTCGCCGTGATCCGCGAGATCGGCGTCGAGACCGGCGGCTCCAACATCCAGTTCTCCATCGACCCGAAGACGGGCCGCATGGTGGTGATCGAGATGAACCCGCGCGTGAGCCGCTCTTCTGCGCTCGCCTCCAAGGCCACGGGCTTCCCCATCGCCAAGTTTGCCGCCAAGCTCGCCGTCGGTTACAGCCTCGACGAGCTGCAAAACGACATTACGCGCGAGACCCCGGCCAGCTTCGAGCCCACGATCGACTACGTTGTCACCAAGATCCCCCGCTTTGCCTTCGAAAAGTTCGCCAATACCGACGACACGCTGACTTCCTCCATGAAGTCGGTGGGTGAGGCGATGGCGATCGGCCGCACCTTCAAGGAATCGTTCCAGAAGGCCCTGCGCTCCCTCGAAACCGGTGCCAACGGCTTCGGTGGCGGCGGCAAGCTCGGCGGCGACAAGCTGCCCGACATCGGCGAAATCAAGCGCCACCTCAGCCGCCCGAACCACAACCGCCCGGCCTACCTCCGCTACGCCTTCCTCGCCGGGATGACGGTCGACGAGATCCACCAGCTCAGCTGGATCGATCCGTGGTTCCTCACTCAGCTTGAAGACCTCGTGCTGCTCGAAAAGCGCATGAAGGCCGCTGGTCACGACCTCGACTCCTCGCTGCTGCGCGAAGCCAAGGAAGCCGGCTACACCGACACGCAGATCAACGCCTTTACCGGCCTGGCCCCGGAGGAAATCCGCCGCCGCCGCGAAGAAGCGGGCGCGAAGACCACCTTCCGCCTCGTCGACACCTGCGCGGCCGAGTTTGAGGCCTATACGCCTTACTACTACTCGAGCTTCGGCGACGAAAACGAAGTCATCCCCAGCGAGCGCAAGAAGATCATGATTCTGGGCGGCGGTCCCAACCGGATCGGGCAGGGGATCGAGTTCGACTACTGCTGCGTGCACGCCAGCTTTGCCTTGCGCGAAGACGGTTACGAAACGGTGATGGTCAATTCCAACCCGGAAACCGTTTCGACCGACTACGACACTTCCGACCGCCTTTACTTCGAGCCGCTGACGCTCGACGACGTGCTGGAGATCTACCGCACGGAAAAGTGCGACGGAGCCATCGTGCAGTTCGGCGGCCAGACCCCGCTCAACCTCGCCACGCAGCTCAAGGCTCACGGCGTCAAGATCATCGGCACCTCGCCCGAGATGATCGACGCGGCCGAAGACCGTGAGATCTTCAAGGACATCCTGAACAAGATCGGCCTGCGCCAGCCCGTCAACGGCATCGCCTACAACGAAGGTGCCGCCTTCGCCGAGGCCGCCCGCATCGGCTTCCCGATCCTCCTGCGCCCCAGCTTCGTGCTTGGTGGCCGCGGCATGTTCATCCTCTATACCGAGGATGAAATGAAGCAGGTGGTGCGCGAAGTGTTCGACGTGGCCCCCGGCAAGCCCGTGCTGCTCGACAAGTTCCTCGAAGACGCCATCGAGCTCGACGTGGATGCGATCAGCGACGGCGAGACGACTGTGATCGGCGGCATGCTCGAGCACATCGAGTACGCCGGCGTGCACTCGGGCGACGCCGCCATGGTGATGCCCCCGCACACCCTCGGCCGCAAGATCCTGCAGGAAGTGCGCGAAGCCACCTACGCTCTCGCCAAGGAGCTGAAGGTAGTCGGCCTGATGAACGTGCAATACGCGATCAAGGACGGCGACCTCTACATCCTCGAGGTCAACCCCCGTGCGTCCCGCACCGTGCCCTTTGTTTCCAAGGCGATCGGCGTGCCGCTGGCCAAGCTGGCTGCGCGCTGCATGGCCGGCCAAAAGCTCAAGGACCTCGGCTTCACCGAAGAAGTGGTGCCCGAGTTCTGGGCCGTCAAGGAGTCCGTCTTCCCGTTCCTGCGCTTCCCGGGTGCGTCCATCGCGCTCACGCCCGAGATGCGCTCCACCGGTGAAGTCATGGGCCTCGACGAAGACCTCGGCCTCGCTTTCGCCAAGACGCAGATGGCATCCGGGCCCGCGCTTCCGCGCTCCGGTAAGGTGTTCCTCTCCGTCAAGGATGCGGACAAGCCGCTGGCGGTCGACATCGCGCGCCGCCTGATCGAGCTTGGCTTCACCATCGTCTCGACTTCCGGCACCAAGGACATCCTGGAGCAAAACGGCGTCGCCGTGCAGGCTGTCTCGAAGATTGGCGAAGGCCGCCCCAACGTGGTCGACCTGATCAAGAACGGCGAGATCGCCATGATCATCAACACCCCCAGCGGCATGATCCCGCGCCGGAACGAAAACATCATCCGGACCGAGGCGATCAAGCACAAGGTGTCGATCATGACGACGCTCAGCGGTGCCCGCACTGCCGTGCTCGCCCTCCAGCGCCTCCAGGGCAAGGAAGTCGACGTCAAGCCGATCCAGCACTACCACAAAGTCCTGGCCAACGCCCGCTCCTAGGCCCATGAGCCAGGCTTCGCCAACCCTTACCGCCCTTCTGTTCGGTCCCGACCAGAAGGGCCTGGTGGCCAAGACATCGGGCTGGATCTTCGCCTGCGAGGCCAACATCCTCCATGCCGACCAGCATACCGATCTCGAGGCCGGGATCTTCTTCCAGCGCATCGTCTGGCAGCCTCGCCCGGAGACGGATGTGGACCGCCACGCCGAAGCCTTCCGCGGCTTTATGCAGGAGCTGGGCATGGAGGTGGAGCTGGCCCGGAGCGACCGTCTGCCCAAGGTAGGCGTGCTCGTCTCGAAGATCCCGCACTGCTTCCACGACTTCATGCTGCGCTGGAAGTCGGGCGAATTTGCCTGCGAGGTGCCGCTCGTCATCTCCAACCATACGGAGTTGGCGGACGATGCGGCCTACTACGGCGTGCCCTTCCACCACCTGCCCGTCACGGCCGCCAACAAGGCCGAGGTGGAGCAGCGGCAGATCGAGCTCTTCCGCGAGGCGGGGGTCGATCTCGTGATCATGGCGCGCTACATGCAGGTGCTGTCGTCGACCTTCCTGGAAAACGTCGGCTGCCCGGTGATCAACATCCACCACAGCTTTCTGCCCGCGTTTGCCGGAGCCAAGCCCTACCATCAGGCCTTCGCGCGAGGCGTGAAGCTGATCGGGGCCACCGCCCACTACGCGACGGCAGTGCTCGACGACGGCCCGATCATCCAGCAAGACGTGGCTCGGGTGAACCACCGCCACTCGGTTAACGACCTCGTGCGCAAAGGCCGCGATCTGGAGAAGGTCGTCTTCGCCCAGGCCATCCGCTGGCACCTCGAACACCGGGTGCTCGCCTACGGCAACAAAACGGTCGTCTTCGACTGATGGTTTGGAGCAGGAGTTAAAAAGAGTTCAAAAGAGTCAGAAATTTTCACAGAAGTGCGCAAAGAACGCAATGCAGGTTAGGAAATGCTCTGTCTTCGCGCTCTCGGTGTTCTTCTGTAATTTCTAAAATCCTCTTTTTCACTCCTGTTCAATTCCCCTACCGCACCGAGTTTAGCGTTGACCGCGCTAGCTGCTCAGGCCTACTTCTTTAAGCTTTTATCCGCCTCGCTTTTTCCGATGAGTTCCCAACCCCCGCACAGCCAGAAGCCCCAGAAAATCGATCCGGCCTTGGATCCCAACCGGGAGCTGCCGCCGGATGCCGATGTGGATGAGCATTTCATCAACTTCTGGAAGAAGCAGGGGCCCGCGTTTGCCTTTTTCTTCATCGTACTCGGCCTTGGCCTGATCGGCATTCAGACCTGGAATTACCTGCAGGCCCGCGGCGAGGAAAAGGCCAAGGCGGCCTACCAGGAAGCCCTCGCGGCGGAAGACCCGGCGGCGCTGTTGAGCTTTGCCGACGCCCACGCCAAGAGCGAACTGGGCGGGCTTGCCTACCTCAACATCGCCCAGCGCGAGTTCGAGCAGGCAGACTACACGCAGGCGGCGGCGCATTACCAGAAGGCCGTCGACGCCTTGGGCGACTCCGCTTTTGGCCAACGTGCCCGCATGAGCCTCGCGGTGACGCAGCTGCGCAATGGTAATCAGGCCCAGGGCCTCGCCGGTCTCGAAGATCTGGCGTTTGACCCCAACGCGCTGGAAGCCGTCCGTGCCGAAGCCGCGATCTACCTCGCGGGAGAGCGCTGGTCGCAAAACAACATCAAGGGCGCGCGTCAGATGCTCCTGATGGTCCAGCAACTGCCCGAAGCCCGCCTCTGGCAGGGCGCGGCGCAAGGCATGCTCGACCAGTTGCCAGCCGACACCGCTTCCGGTGAGACGGCAAACGAAGCGATCGAACTTCCGGGCGGCCTTTAGGCCGCTCTTTTTTTGCGCGGAAGCTTTTTAGATCTGGGGGAAGGCGGGTTTCATCCAGGCCTCCACCTGCTCGCGGCAGTGCAGCTTCTCGATCCAGTCGGGCGGGATGCCGTCGCCGGCGTCCATGCTGAAGTAGGCTCCGGCCAGCGCTCCCAGATAGGCGCCGCGTCCGGCGGAGTCGCCCCCGCTGTAGATGTTGCGGCGGATCGCGTCGGCAAAGCTTTGCGCGCCCAGCAAATTCTGGATCAGGCAGGGCACCCCGTGGTCGAGGTGGCAGTCCATTCCCACCGTTTCGGTATAGGCAACCGGGTCGGCGCCTTTGGCTTTGCGGGCGTGCTCCACCGCCTTGCGCACCTCGCTGGAGGCCCCTTCCAGAGCTGCATCGAGGGCTGAGTCGAGATCGCACGAGAGCAGCACCTGCTGGAGCAGCACGGTGGCAAAGCGCCCGTAGGCTACTGCGGTCGCGTTGTTGTTGGTGGCGCGCACGGCAGCCTCTGCTTCGTCGAGCAACGAGTCCGCATTGGCGCGCGCGGCGACAAGCGGGGCCAGCTTGGCGAGCGCCGGCATCTGGTCGTCGTCGGCCCCCTGCGGGGTAGAGTAGAGCTCGGCTTCGTTGCCGTTGCCCTGCGTGCCCGCATCCAGCTTTTTGAGGGTCTCCTTGATCGCCACGTCGCGGTAGCCATCGAAGACGCCTTCGGCAAAGCGACCGTGCCAGATGCGCTGGTAGTCGGCCAGTTCAAATTCGCCTCCGTTGGCCGCAAGGGTCTCCAGCATCACGAGGATCTGCTCGCCATACTGGGTCTGGTCGCCCGCCGTGCGGTTGCCGTGGGCGAAGTAGCCCTTTACGCCGTCGTAGTGCGCTTGCTTGGGCTCGAGAAACTCGGGGTATTTGTCGGCAATCTCCCGGATGCGCTGGGGGGCATAGATCCAGTGCACACCGAGGGCGGCTGCGTCGGCAATCAGAGCCCCCCACACGGTGGCTTTTTGCCGCTCAGGCTGAGGACGCTGTTTGTTTTCCATGCATCAGCCTAAGCCTTTCGGTGGGGCGGGCAACCATGTGGCTCAATTTACCGTTGGGCGGGGCTATCCGTTGGTGGCCGGTTTGTGCTTCTGGCAATAGCGCCAGAGGGCGTTGGAAAGCTCTTCGATGCGCAGCGGCTTGGCGAGGTAATCGTTCATGCCGGCGTCGAAGCACGCCTGACGGTCTTCGGGACGCGTGTGGGCGGTCAGGCCGATCAGGTGCACCCCCAGGTGCTGCGAGCCTGCCTTGCCCGCGCGGATCGCTCGGGAGGCTTCAAGGCCGTCCAGCTCCGGCATCTGCACATCGAGCAACACCACCTCGGCTTCGAACTCGCCCAGCTTGTCCAGCAGTTGGCGACCATCCTCCACGAACACCGGCTCCTGGTTGAGCTTGCGCAGCTGGTTTTCCAGCACCTTGCGGTTGTTGATATTGTCTTCGGCGCAGATCAGGCGCAGCGGCGGCACCTGGCGGGGAGGGCGGACGAGACCGCCCCCGGAGGCCTTGGAGCCCTGTCGCGTGTATGGGGCTACTTCGCGCAACGGCAGTTGCACGGTGAAGATGGTGCCATGGCCTACCTGGCTTTCGCAGCGCACTTGCCCGCCCAGATGGTCGAGCAGTCGGCGGCTGATGGCGAGGCCGAGGCCCGTGCCGCCGTAGCGGCGACGGATACTGCTGTCGGCCTGGCGGAAGGGCTCGAAAATCTTCTCCTGCTGCTCGCGGGGGATGCCTGCCCCGGTGTCGGCCACGCGCACCTCCAGCATGTGCTGCCCGTGGGGCTGCGGCTGCAGGTGGGCCTCGACGCTGATCATGCCGCGGGAGGTGAATTTGAGCGCGTTGCTGAGCAGGTTGTGCAGCACTTGACTAAAGCGGAGCACGTCGATCTCGATTTGCGGCCACTCGTCGTTGCGCCATTCGCGGAGGAATTTGATGCCCTTGAGCGAGGCCTCGCGCGCATAGCTGGCGGTGACGTCGTGCAAGACGAGATTCAGGTCGGCCGGCTCGAAGTGGAGTTGGAGGTTGCCGCTGCTGATCTTCGAGTAGTCGAGGATGCTGTTGATCAGGGTGAGCAGCAGGCTGCCGTTCTGCTGGATGTGGCGCACGTATTCGGCCCGCTCCTCCTGGTCTTCCGCATCGGCCAGCAGCTCCGAAAAGCCGATGATGGCGTTCATCGGGGTGCGAATCTCATGGCTCATCACGGCCAGGAATTCGCTCTTGGCCTTGTTGGCCACCTCGGCCTCGTCGCGGGCCGCGCGCAGGTCCTGATTGGCCCGCGAGAGCTGTTCTGCCGTCTGCTGCAGCATCGTGTCGGAGTGCTTGCGCCGCGTGATGTCTTCCACCACAGCCACCACGCAATAGGGCTCCCCCTGGGAGGTCAGGATCAGGCTCACCGTCAGCTCGGCCCACAAGGTCTGCCCATCGTGGGTGAGGTAACGCTTCTCCATGCTGTAGCCGGGGATCGAGCGCGAGACGACTTGCTCGAACAACGCCAGATCGGCCTGCAGGTCTTCCGGGAAAGTGATTTCGCTGAAGGTCCTGCCCACCAGATCGTCGGCGCAGTAGCCCAGCATCTCGCAGAAACAGTGGTTGAGGCGCCACATGTGGCCCTGCAGGTCGGTGTGGACGATGCCGACGGGGGCGTAGTCCAGCGTGCGGTGGATCAAGTCGAGATGGGCCTTCAGCTGGTCGTTCTCGTCCGTTAAAGCCGGCGCGGGCACGAGGCGCACATAGTAGACCCCGTAATCGGGCAGCCAGCGCAGGAACAACTCGGCGCGCTGTGAGGGGAACGCTTTGGTGGTGACAAAGACCTGCGCAGCCACGAGGGGGTCGTTTTTCGCGCGCTCCACCCAGCCGGGGAGCAGGTCCTGATCTTGCGGGCGCAGGGCATGATGCCAGGCTTGGCCTGCGGGGGGCGTTCCCAGCAGACCAAGCCAGGACTCATTGGCCTGGAGCAAGTGAAGAGACGGCGCTACCAATGCCGTGGGCAGAGGATCTATGTTCAGAAACGTGAGATCAAGATCCTCGGGGAGACGACCAGAATGGGAATTATCCGCGCGTGAGTCCATGCAGAGGGTGCAGGGGAGAAGGAAGGAAGGGGCGTGGAAATAAATGTCGGATGATAACGGCTAGAATACAGTGTTTTTGGATAAAACACTAACCTGTTTTTGTTTTTTCCTCAAATTAGACCCCTCAGGACGTTATTGACCTTAGTATCACCGGAAAACAGCGTGAGACTTCTCAGTATTTTTACATAACCATCCTGTAAAAAAAACTCAAAAAGCGTTCGCAAAAAGCTCGTGACGCTGAGCATAGGTTTTGGCGTCCGGCCCAAAGGCTTGAGCCCATCGGCGATGGAGCGAAGGCTTCAGCGCTGCAGTCGGGTGCGATTTGGCGAACTGACTCCACAGCCGCGGCCACTCCTCCGCTTGCCACCGCCCCGGGCGGCTCCACAAGCTGCGGAGGTTGTCCTCCGTGGGTGCCAGGCGCGTCAGGGCTTCCAGCTGCAGGCCCAAAGCCGCCGCATGGTCTTGTGGCTCCAGCCAGTCCATCAGATCCGCCAGGCCTAGCCTCGGAGCGTCGAGGCCCTGAGGCGGGGAGGGTAGAGCCCATGCGGCGCTCAGCAAGGCGAGGCGGGCGGCGGGGGGCAGGGCACGGATTTCCGCCTCGTCGAGCTTCAGTTGCGAGGGGGTTGGGAAATACCGCACCACTTCTCCGGCCGGGAGCGTCTGCGCCACGCGGGCGCCTTGGGGCGAGAAGCCGAGCAGGCTGCCGCGCGCGGTCCGCCCCGGGGCCTCGCGCCAAGTTACCGTCACGGCAGGAAATTCGACCGCCCAGGACCGCCAATCGGCCGACGCGGGTGCTTCGACTGACCTGGAGGGAGCGGGCGGCAAGGGGGCTTCGAGCCAGCTTTGCCATTGCGCTGCCTCTGGGTGGTCAGGGCTCTCACGCAAGAGGCGCTCCAGCACGCGCTGGGCGGCTTCAGGCGCGATTGCCTGCTCGCGGCGCGCCCACCAGCCCTCCACGCGGCGGCGCTCCGTGGAGGCGGGAAAAAGATCGAGATACTGCTGCAGCAGGCGGCGATCGGCCATGTCCTCCGCACTCTCCCGCTCCGCCAGCAGCCGGAGGAAGTGTAGGGCCTCTTGCCGCGAAGGCGTCAGCCCGGGCTGGTAAGACGCGACCTCTGCCAACATCGCCGCGCGCTCGGCCTCACCTTGGGTGAGGCAAAGGCGGGCGTAAGTCTCCAGCCAGGCGGTGACGAGCTGGCGGTCGATCGCCCGGGCCTGAACGCGCTGCTCGCCCATTTCCCGCCGCCAGCGGATCACGGCGGCCTCCCAGCTCGTCTCTTGCAAGGGCAAGGCGAGGGCGGCCTCGGCCTCCGCTTGCATCAGCAGACGCTCCCAATCTTCCAAGGGAAAGGTGGCCAAGTGCCTGCGGGCTGCCGCCGGTTCATGTTGCCCCAGCCAGGCCTGAGCCACGGCCAGCCGCAGGTAAAGGTCTCCCAGTGGGTCGAGGCGGGCGGGGGGCGGGGGCGTCTGCTGCAAAAGGCGATCCGCGGCGGCCACGTCGCCTCGCTGCAGGTAGGTGGCCACGCCAATGCGCCACAAATAGTCTCTCAACGGCCCCGGCTCGGACTGTGCGGCCCAGAGCTCGAGTTGGCCCGGCTCGACGCCTTGCGGCCCCCACTGCGCCTGCCAGATGCGGGCCAGCGCCCACGGTTGGCTGCCAGCGGGAAAGGCGGCCACATCGGGCACCCGGCGTTGCGCCCAGGCGGCGGCGAGTTCCGCCCCGGGATCGGTTGCCTGTCCAAATCCGCCCGTCGCCATGCACAGGCAGCCGAGCAATGCCCACCAACGCCTTAAGAAAACGAGGTGTCGGCCGCCCATATGCG contains:
- a CDS encoding mandelate racemase/muconate lactonizing enzyme family protein — protein: MSSTTIKRASFYRARSPLSRPIADATHEIDAIEFVVTRLELADGTVGESYLLAFEFSPHGIAGALKDAAPLVEGREVCETGRFLRDFEQQSEYFGINGLHRWAQGAINLAMWDAWARVLGQPVWKLFGVCHHRVPLYGSGGWLSYTPDELVDEVTRYVSRGFRAVKIKVGSPELERDLERLHKVREAVGPGIRIMMDANQGMNLPNALELARAARPIGIHWFEEPLPHTDFEGYAHLRRQAGMSIAMGEREFDLVPLRELIRREAIDLWQPDILRLGSVEAWRDSAALAHAHHLPVLPHYYKEYDVPLLMTIPNPYGAESFDWVDGIITHPIRMQDGFAYPNPGPGWGFRFKDEALQEL
- the carB gene encoding carbamoyl-phosphate synthase large subunit codes for the protein MPKRTDIESILIIGSGPIIIGQACEFDYSGTQACKALREEGYRVILANSNPATIMTDPEFADVTYIEPLTVEIMEKIIAKERPNALLPTLGGQTALNLAVKLHEEGILEKYGVEMIGARYDAIQKGEDRELFKEAMQKIGLDVAQSAIVQTLHDAQEAIKSLGTFPFIIRPSFTMGGTGGGVAYNREDFDNIVQGGLDASPTHEVQIEECLVGWKEYEMEVMRDHKDQCVVVCSIENFDPMGVHTGDSITVAPTMTLTDKEYQLMRDASFAVIREIGVETGGSNIQFSIDPKTGRMVVIEMNPRVSRSSALASKATGFPIAKFAAKLAVGYSLDELQNDITRETPASFEPTIDYVVTKIPRFAFEKFANTDDTLTSSMKSVGEAMAIGRTFKESFQKALRSLETGANGFGGGGKLGGDKLPDIGEIKRHLSRPNHNRPAYLRYAFLAGMTVDEIHQLSWIDPWFLTQLEDLVLLEKRMKAAGHDLDSSLLREAKEAGYTDTQINAFTGLAPEEIRRRREEAGAKTTFRLVDTCAAEFEAYTPYYYSSFGDENEVIPSERKKIMILGGGPNRIGQGIEFDYCCVHASFALREDGYETVMVNSNPETVSTDYDTSDRLYFEPLTLDDVLEIYRTEKCDGAIVQFGGQTPLNLATQLKAHGVKIIGTSPEMIDAAEDREIFKDILNKIGLRQPVNGIAYNEGAAFAEAARIGFPILLRPSFVLGGRGMFILYTEDEMKQVVREVFDVAPGKPVLLDKFLEDAIELDVDAISDGETTVIGGMLEHIEYAGVHSGDAAMVMPPHTLGRKILQEVREATYALAKELKVVGLMNVQYAIKDGDLYILEVNPRASRTVPFVSKAIGVPLAKLAARCMAGQKLKDLGFTEEVVPEFWAVKESVFPFLRFPGASIALTPEMRSTGEVMGLDEDLGLAFAKTQMASGPALPRSGKVFLSVKDADKPLAVDIARRLIELGFTIVSTSGTKDILEQNGVAVQAVSKIGEGRPNVVDLIKNGEIAMIINTPSGMIPRRNENIIRTEAIKHKVSIMTTLSGARTAVLALQRLQGKEVDVKPIQHYHKVLANARS
- the purU gene encoding formyltetrahydrofolate deformylase; this translates as MSQASPTLTALLFGPDQKGLVAKTSGWIFACEANILHADQHTDLEAGIFFQRIVWQPRPETDVDRHAEAFRGFMQELGMEVELARSDRLPKVGVLVSKIPHCFHDFMLRWKSGEFACEVPLVISNHTELADDAAYYGVPFHHLPVTAANKAEVEQRQIELFREAGVDLVIMARYMQVLSSTFLENVGCPVINIHHSFLPAFAGAKPYHQAFARGVKLIGATAHYATAVLDDGPIIQQDVARVNHRHSVNDLVRKGRDLEKVVFAQAIRWHLEHRVLAYGNKTVVFD
- a CDS encoding tetratricopeptide repeat protein, with translation MSSQPPHSQKPQKIDPALDPNRELPPDADVDEHFINFWKKQGPAFAFFFIVLGLGLIGIQTWNYLQARGEEKAKAAYQEALAAEDPAALLSFADAHAKSELGGLAYLNIAQREFEQADYTQAAAHYQKAVDALGDSAFGQRARMSLAVTQLRNGNQAQGLAGLEDLAFDPNALEAVRAEAAIYLAGERWSQNNIKGARQMLLMVQQLPEARLWQGAAQGMLDQLPADTASGETANEAIELPGGL
- a CDS encoding ADP-ribosylglycohydrolase family protein — its product is MENKQRPQPERQKATVWGALIADAAALGVHWIYAPQRIREIADKYPEFLEPKQAHYDGVKGYFAHGNRTAGDQTQYGEQILVMLETLAANGGEFELADYQRIWHGRFAEGVFDGYRDVAIKETLKKLDAGTQGNGNEAELYSTPQGADDDQMPALAKLAPLVAARANADSLLDEAEAAVRATNNNATAVAYGRFATVLLQQVLLSCDLDSALDAALEGASSEVRKAVEHARKAKGADPVAYTETVGMDCHLDHGVPCLIQNLLGAQSFADAIRRNIYSGGDSAGRGAYLGALAGAYFSMDAGDGIPPDWIEKLHCREQVEAWMKPAFPQI
- a CDS encoding ATP-binding protein gives rise to the protein MLQANESWLGLLGTPPAGQAWHHALRPQDQDLLPGWVERAKNDPLVAAQVFVTTKAFPSQRAELFLRWLPDYGVYYVRLVPAPALTDENDQLKAHLDLIHRTLDYAPVGIVHTDLQGHMWRLNHCFCEMLGYCADDLVGRTFSEITFPEDLQADLALFEQVVSRSIPGYSMEKRYLTHDGQTLWAELTVSLILTSQGEPYCVVAVVEDITRRKHSDTMLQQTAEQLSRANQDLRAARDEAEVANKAKSEFLAVMSHEIRTPMNAIIGFSELLADAEDQEERAEYVRHIQQNGSLLLTLINSILDYSKISSGNLQLHFEPADLNLVLHDVTASYAREASLKGIKFLREWRNDEWPQIEIDVLRFSQVLHNLLSNALKFTSRGMISVEAHLQPQPHGQHMLEVRVADTGAGIPREQQEKIFEPFRQADSSIRRRYGGTGLGLAISRRLLDHLGGQVRCESQVGHGTIFTVQLPLREVAPYTRQGSKASGGGLVRPPRQVPPLRLICAEDNINNRKVLENQLRKLNQEPVFVEDGRQLLDKLGEFEAEVVLLDVQMPELDGLEASRAIRAGKAGSQHLGVHLIGLTAHTRPEDRQACFDAGMNDYLAKPLRIEELSNALWRYCQKHKPATNG